In a single window of the Arachis hypogaea cultivar Tifrunner chromosome 6, arahy.Tifrunner.gnm2.J5K5, whole genome shotgun sequence genome:
- the LOC112805414 gene encoding uncharacterized protein encodes MASAGLSGTLLSGIGNLSHLRTLLLQNNQLSGPIAAEIGKLSELQTLELSSNQFVGGIPSSLGLLSQLSYLWLSKNNLSGQIPPLVTNLTGTCHLIISVVPLQKFWQKVTLFQEITSFVHLLLNIVWTFQNH; translated from the exons ATGGCCAGTGCTGGTTTATCTGGAACTCTTTTGTCAGGAATTGGAAATTTGAGCCATCTCCGAACATT GTTACTACAGAACAATCAGTTATCTGGTCCTATCGCGGCTGAGATAGGCAAGTTGTCAGAGCTTCAAACTCTAGAACTTTCCAGTAACCAGTTTGTTGGAGGAATTCCTAGTTCTTTGGGCTTATTGTCTCAACTAAGTTACTT GTGGCTCAGCAAAAATAATCTATCTGGACAGATCCCTCCACTTGTTACTAACTTGACAG GGACTTGTCATTTAATAATCTCAGTGGTCCCACTCCAAAAATTTTGGCAAAAGGTTACAT TATTTCAGGAAATAACTTCCTTTGTACATCTCCTTCTGAACATTGTATGGACATTTCAAAACCACTAA
- the LOC112698135 gene encoding GDSL esterase/lipase At1g23500, whose translation MYEMLRERVVRFIVLVLLGSKVAMRAEGVNGQYPALFAFGDSILDTGNNNLLATATKSNFPPYGRDFIGGRPTGRFGNGKVLSDVIAGVLGIKDILPAYLDPSLSNEDLVSGVCFASAGSGLDDTTARAQGGVLTMSAQLENFRAYIGRLKSVVGEARANSIISNALYLISAGNNDVAFTFNTLKIAMPFPLYVNQLIGWNNAFLQGLYQLGARKVWVQSTVPLGCLPAGRTTGGGPLRLCAEAANGEARIFNAQLASSLQSLQSTLPGSSLQFIDVFTPFLNIIQNPVASGFVNAANGCCGTGTYEVAETCNMLVPTCPNPASYVFWDAAHPSQAAYARVVASILSSKPKLIDNYNASTYY comes from the exons ATGTATGAGATGTTGCGTGAGAGAGTGGTGAGGTTTATTGTTTTGGTATTATTGGGAAGCAAAGTTGCAATGAGAGCAGAAGGTGTCAATGGACAATATCCGGCATTATTTGCATTTGGAGACTCAATCCTTGATACCGGAAATAACAACCTCCTTGCAACAGCAACTAAGAGTAATTTCCCTCCGTACGGTAGGGATTTTATTGGAGGAAGACCAACCGGAAGATTCGGTAACGGCAAAGTCTTATCAGATGTCATAg CTGGGGTTTTGGGAATCAAGGACATATTACCAGCATACCTTGACCCATCCTTGAGCAACGAAGACCTTGTAAGCGGCGTGTGCTTCGCTTCTGCGGGAAGTGGGCTTGATGATACGACGGCCCGAGCACAGGGAGGAGTTTTGACTATGTCGGCCCAGCTAGAAAATTTCAGAGCCTACATTGGAAGGCTGAAATCAGTTGTTGGAGAAGCACGAGCCAATTCCATCATTTCAAATGCCCTCTATCTTATCTCTGCCGGAAACAACGACGTTGCCTTCACTTTTAATACCTTGAAGATTGCCATGCCATTCCCTCTTTACGTGAATCAATTAATTGGGTGGAACAACGCTTTTCTGCAGGGCCTATATCAACTTGGAGCAAGAAAAGTGTGGGTTCAAAGCACAGTGCCATTGGGGTGCTTACCTGCTGGGAGAACCACAGGTGGAGGACCCTTAAGGCTTTGTGCTGAGGCCGCCAATGGAGAAGCACGCATCTTCAATGCCCAATTAGCATCATCTCTTCAGTCTTTGCAGTCCACCCTCCCTGGCTCTTCCCTTCAATTCATTGATGTCTTCACTCCATTTCTTAATATCATACAAAATCCTGTTGCTTCAGGGTTTGTAAACGCTGCAAATGGATgttgtggaactggaacatatgAGGTGGCAGAGACATGTAATATGCTAGTTCCTACGTGTCCAAATCCTGCATCTTATGTTTTCTGGGATGCTGCCCATCCTTCTCAAGCAGCTTACGCCCGCGTCGTGGCTTCTATATTATCATCCAAACCCAAACTTATCGATAATTATAATGCTTCCACCTATTATTAA
- the LOC112698136 gene encoding GDSL esterase/lipase At1g73610 — protein sequence MVSVVALVFLGTMFALVAATNGGQYPALFAFGDSILDTGNNNNLATLTKSNFPPYGRDFIGGKPTGRFCDGKVPSDLIAGDLGIKGTLPAYLDPNLRNEDLSTGVSFASGGTGNDDLTAQTQGALSLSTQMKNFQECIGRLKAFMGEERANYIISNSLYLLSSGNNDIALTYSSPLRSSIPFPLYASQLVGWTSDFLKQLYDAGARKVWVLSTLPLGCLPGGRTVAGGPLRLCSDTVNRKAQLFNDQLASAVSSLQGTLSGSAFQFIDIYATLLNIIQNPFSSGFLNVANGCCGTGLVEIGETCKLALGSCPNPAAYVFWDAGHPTQRAYELIVSSILPK from the exons ATGGTGAGTGTTGTTGCCTTGGTTTTCTTGGGCACCATGTTTGCATTAGTAGCAGCAACAAATGGTGGACAGTATCCAGCATTATTTGCATTTGGAGATTCCATTCTTGATACCGGAAATAACAACAACCTTGCAACTTTAACCAAGTCTAATTTTCCTCCTTACGGAAGAGATTTTATTGGAGGAAAACCAACAGGAAGATTCTGTGATGGGAAAGTCCCATCAGATCTTATAG CGGGAGATCTTGGAATCAAAGGCACGTTACCTGCATATCTTGATCCAAATTTGCGGAATGAAGATCTTTCCACGGGTGTAAGCTTTGCCTCAGGTGGAACAGGAAATGATGATCTCACCGCTCAAACACAG GGTGCTTTATCACTATCGACACAAATGAAAAATTTCCAAGAGTGCATAGGAAGGCTAAAAGCATTTATGGGAGAAGAAAGAGCGAACTACATAATATCAAACAGCTTGTATCTGCTTTCATCAGGAAACAATGATATTGCCCTCACTTATTCTTCACCACTCAGAAGCAGCATTCCTTTCCCTTTATACGCTTCTCAATTAGTTGGCTGGACCTCGGATTTTCTCAAG CAACTATACGATGCCGGAGCAAGAAAAGTGTGGGTTCTGAGTACATTGCCATTGGGGTGCTTGCCGGGAGGTAGAACTGTAGCAGGAGGTCCTTTAAGATTGTGTTCTGATACTGTTAATAGAAAAGCTCAATTATTCAATGATCAATTAGCATCGGCTGTTAGTTCTTTACAAGGCACACTTTCTGGTTCTGCCTTTCAATTCATTGATATCTATGCTACACTGCTCAATATCATACAAAATCCTTTTAGCTCAG GGTTTCTAAATGTTGCAAATGGATGTTGTGGGACTGGACTGGTTGAGATTGGAGAGACATGTAAGTTAGCCCTTGGTTCCTGCCCAAATCCTGCAGCATATGTTTTCTGGGACGCTGGTCATCCAACTCAAAGAGCCTATGAGCTCATAGTCTCTTCTATACTGCCAAAATAG